The DNA segment TCACGATCAAGAATACGCCagaaaaacaacacataaaTCATTCTTACTTAAATCAATGTTGCATTTCTGTTTTATCCTACACATAACCAGAATACCAAGAACACTGTTAACATCATCGGACACCTGCATGTACAAATGActgataaattgttttcatcaaacatgcaatacacaacacacaagataaaaatctaacactaaaaataaaacttagaaaATACAGCTGCAAATTGACTGTTGTAATAAAAGATGGCCTTTCAGTGTTGTTTCACTGCACATGGCTGTACAGGTGActcttaaaaaatgttattcttaTCAATTCTTTTTTCCAATACACAGTAAATATGCATGTTATACTCCATACACCAacagaatgtaaacaaattaaacttttttgcaatatttgcAACTTTTTGCCTTTATTCACTGAAgagtttgggttttttgggggggggggggaaagatCAAATTGCATTTCACTCTAGGACACTACAACTCAAGGACCATTTAAGCTTTTACCAGCAGCCAAGAAATGAGataacagcacacacacacacatatcactcCTATCCTAACTTtgttaagaaaacaattgtttaaaaaatttaaaacaacaaaaacagaaaatcggAATGCTTAATTCAGGGCTTCATATGTTCACTGTTAACATAGGATTGTCCTAGGAATGAAGTACTGCTATCCAGCTGCTTAATATTTAGATCTTCCACACACTTAATAACTTTCAAGAATTCCCTCATAGGCATTGCTGCTTTTGTAAACAATCAAGCATGCTAATCTTTCTTCAATTCTGCACAGCTTTAAACCAAATGTTTTTGTTCCTTTGGCATTCAATTATGGCTATTGGCTACTTGCACATGTTGGTGTGGCATATATGCTGATTATACATAAACGTATTATGCACAATATTTAATCGTGtacatccatgtaaacatcaaaCACAACCAAAAGCATCTGgtcatacacatgcacacaaacatgtgcacatatatataatgaaaaactaaatttataATGAAATGGCCATAAAATAAACAGCTGATAAACCCAGCAAGCTTAATCTGTGCTCTTCTTAAGCGCATTTGTATAAACATACGTGTCATatcaaaataagttttttttatgtttctataAATAAGAGATCTGAGAACTTGCAAACATGTTACAGGCTATATTACACAGGATGATAATATGCACAGGCATTCCTATCCTCCTGCCTGCATGTACTGCTTGTCTTACAAAATAATACAGCAGAACATAATCATATTCAATGATTTGGTTTCTGGTTACATACCtcttttccatcatcatcatctccatctTTAGTCTCCCCTTCCTCAGCTTCGCCATCTACATCTTCGTAGTCAAGCTCCACTTGTTCTTCACTAAAATGCGTCTGCACTTGGCGTTTGTCCCCAAGGGAAGCAATCATTATTGGCCGCCGTACTCGCTCACTGCTAGACACTTTCTCTGGagaagactgtttctcaccttcGAATTCTAGCTGGTTTGAGGAATTCGATATGGCTTCCTCCACTTTCCTGGTATCCCCACTATCATTTTTTATAACTATCCCTTCATCTCctaattcatcatcatcatcaccatcaatatcatcatcatcatcatcatcaccaatgTTCTCATCATCAGAAATGTTTTCCATATATGAGGCAGCATCTAGCTGCTGGTGGTCTGAATGTCTGCCTGCTAAAGAAGGCACAACATGCTTGTGACTTCCATCAACTAGCGATCTATGAGAATGTCTACTACTGTCTAGACTATTTTTTAACTTTGAGTCAACAGAGGCATCATTCAAATGAGCACCTCTTCTGGACCCCTTTTGCAACTGCTCACCACCACCATAGCTGCTTGTGTGTCGGGATGTGGAGGTCACAAAAGCTGATGGTTCATAGTCTGAAACAGCCTCAGGAGAGGATTCGTCAGATCCCATGTCTTCTCCACTCTCGGGATCAGAAACAGGTTCTGCGCCAAGGGAGGCCAACTGCTCTTTGATACGCTGCACCTCAGCATGTGCAGCTCGCTGCTCAGGATCCATATCTTCAGATAGTTCATCGTCCTTGCCAAACAAATCTGTGGACTTTGAAGGCTGTGTGTTAGCATCTCCAGCACTAGATACTTCTGTGTCAAAGTCATCACCCTCAGAAGCTCCTCTGAcatttttatctaatttttttgATGCTTCTTCCATGGAGGACAAGATTTCAAGTGGTAAATCAGCTTCAGGACCAGAAGAGCTGGAAGGAGGCATCTTTGAATCGTCTGCTACAGATCTTGTTTcaccttctttttctttcctcggCTGCTGAGACGAACTTACAGCCATCTCATCACTACAGAAGGAGGATTCTGTTCTTTCATTTGAAGGCAAATTTCCTGAGCTGGAAGTTGCTGAAGCTACCTTTGGCAGTATTTGTGACACAGAAATAGGTTTGGTATCCTCACTGTTGCTTTGGAACTGTGATGTATTGCCTCTCATGGAACCTTCTATACTAGTTGATTCTGGTAATTTTTTACTTGTTACTTTACTCCAAGGCTGTGTAGAGCTACTGCTTTTGTCACATACATCAGACTCCTCCTCATTTTGCATACCACCTTGACCTATTTCAATAGGCTCTTCTATGTCACCATCTGAGACATTGTCAAAGAAATCCCTTCCCTCTAGATCTAGCTGCGCTATTTCAGGCTCATCTTCTGATTCATTCAACTCTCCTTCGTCAGACTCTGAAGGACTACCAATCTGAGTGTGGTCCAGCTCAATGATGACTTCtccattgtcactgtcatcagtGGCACTTTCTTCATCCTGTCTAGCCTCAATTTTTGAAACTGATTCAGTGTGGTCATTAGTCTCCATCAGGGCATATACGATACTGAAAAacgaaaattattttaaactactGTGCCAACTTAGTCTCACTGAAATTGTGAAAGATCCAGTGATATTTACCAACTAGGAGACAAACTATGCCAGCATGATCAACAAAATATAACCCTGACCCTACATATATTATCAAAACTCAAATTGAAAACACGTCAGACGACAGATTTAGTGAAGTTATCTGGCACCACTGACACCAGCTCTGGAAGATTTTGAAGTTTCAGTTCTGCTAGTTTTAAAACATGAACTAAAAAGACTAGAAAGATTTTAAGGTTATTAGCAACTGGCTTACGCAACACTAACGTTTAAGAAGCATTAATGTTTATGTACGGGACCTCTCTTGCCTTTTTCAAAATAAGTTTGAATCACGTTATCCTTTGTTATAAATTCACTGTCGTAAACTCCACTGCTAAGACACGTTGAAGTGAGCACTCATTTCCAAACATGAAGTATAATGTCTTAATTCCTGAAATGTTAATAAATGCACTCTTTTAAATCTTCAAGAACACGACACCAACTGAATGTTATCCTCGATACTATCCTAAAAATTGACAACACTCCACTACAAATGCGTCTGTTTTAGACACAAATCTTATCCCCATGAAGGCTGCCATTACTGTGAAGCTATTGGCTAGATGGATCACATGCGGCCCGGAAGTGACTTTGCGCATGTGcttgcgcgcacacacacacacagacgcaacTTCGACCATGGATGTCGGAGAACTGCTTTCTTATAAGGtaaaactgaaaggaaaaatgttttgtagctGATACGCGACATTTGTCTGGAATCCATTGGAAAGCCTgatgtcttttttgttattCGTCACAGTAACTTAACCAGTTTCATTATACCGTGTAATCAGTATTCCCTcccaataaaaagtaaaattgcaCCGTTTACGTTGTTTGGGTAAGATTTTAAGTTGTTTTATATTGGAAGGAGGTGATAAATCTTCTCGGAGGCTGTGACTGTTAAGCGTCTCATCGACTCATCGAAGATTGTTTTGCAATTCGtccttaaacacacacacacacacttaccatCACGTACGCGTATATACAGTACACTCCTGTTTCCTTTTCATCTAAATCTTTTAGTAAAATTACTCCAGAATTATAGTCAATACAGTGGGTGATGTGACTATATACGATATAGAAATTACAGGGCTCTAAAGGTGTGTGGTGAACAAAGGTGTGAGTTTACTTGTAGATTTTACATCGAAAATCAGTATGGGCATGATTGAATGAGTATATAGTGAAAGGCACAGTTACAGCCGTCAAATAATTAATCTGAGAAAGATACTTAAATGCAAGTGTATTAATTGACATGCTTCAGTTAGACAGTCACAGTATAAAAATTTTAGATCCCAGGAAGATACTTAAATGCACAAGACAAACAGTTGTGAAATTATGGCACTATGTTAATGCAATGATAGTGTAATGGTTCTATCTTTGAGTTTAATCAGTGAGTTCATGtgatttttatgtaattttttttttttttttagccagataAACCAGAAGTTATTGtcaaaagaagacaagaagaggaGGATGGTGAACCTGCcatcaagaaaagaaagggaggtaatccaGTGGCACCTTTGAGTCTACCactacaagaagaaaatgaacaggATACAGCTGTCCAAAATACTGATGAAGTGGAGGTTGGTTAGAGACCTGTACTTTTATATAGGTTTCTTTTAAGATCTACTACATGCAACATTAGGGATTGTCTAAAGGCCTGGGGAAAAATGATCTGCCAAGtcaaaacattaataattatGATTTGGAGTAAGTAGTTCAAGTGATTTTAATATGCAAGTTTTTGAATTAAAGgatatatcattatttttttcatctcatgCATTAGCCTCAGTAGCTCATTTCAATGgctgtcttttttctttagtaaTCATTTACATTGAATGCTATATAAGTAAGCATTTTTTCAAATCTTGAAATATAAAGAAACCAAGCATTACCATGACACAGATTTCAATTTTCTTGTccagaataacaaacatttaaaatttcaaatcttCAAGAACTTGCACACTTACATTGTATTTTGCTGATGTTTCAATGTGTATAGTTGTCTCTATTTCAGGCTGGCCCAATGGATGAAACcaatgtaaagaaaatgttaCTGCAGTTTGAAAAGAAAGCTTACAGAAATCAAGAAATGAGGATAAAGTTTCCAGATTTGCCTGAAAAGTAAGTtttgaaaactgtaaataaaaatttgttggtTTATTAAGTCCTTAGTCACAGTATGTGTTCATTCCTTattactccttgaggagtatACATGTGTAGTGCCATAACAACTCACAGTATAGCTTGAAGTTTAAACCCACTGCTGTAATGAAATGTTTCATGGAAGGATAGCATTTTCTTCTCTAGAATCTAGCTAGATATATTACTGAGACAGTTTAGCTTGTAAAATCATTTTTGGTTTGCAGGTTTATGGAATCCGAACTAGAGTTGAATGATATTATTCAACAAATGCATGTCATTGCAACTGTCCCAGAGTTGTATCATATACTGGTAGAGCTCAACACAGTTCGCTCATTCTTGCAACTTCTGTCTCATGATAACACAGGTATGGTGTTCATAAACTATTGTTTGTACTGaactattttataataataataaatttgtatggCACGTACTCTTAGCCCtagagacaagaacgagacatggattatacgaaggatggaaggataaataatatataaatgacaGAAGGATAACAAAAGTGGTAATGATGTATAAAAGACAGTACTGGATGTGAGAGTGGATGGGTGGCCAGTGTAGCACACGAAGGAAAGGAGTTGGTCCCGTTTcgtagctctaagcaccagacatgcagggagttctgtactttctggtgTTTATGAATGAGGTATGAGGGGCAGTCTgaaagcaaggagttgcagtaatcaagcctagaaagaacaaacacacagacaagagtgttggtaccATGCGTAGAGAGAATataaccacgaactaatatccctggattgctggcagacgattttttccagttaactgctaaaacgaagcatgagacaagaaagcttccggtttattcacatttcagattaactactaaattgaggcatgatacaagaaagcttccagtttagtcacattctttgttatgaCTTGCTGAGACTAGctgcggatcacttcgcaagaggctaagcgttggtcttggcagacagacagcaatcctcCTATACACATGGTTGATGTGACAGATGGTGCTCATCTGACGTAGCTCATGATAAGCAGACTGAAAGACaactgtaacttgtttatcaagggccatgtctgcagtgacaataaatCACTGGATGTATGGTAAAAGaggttttgtgtacaaaatgaacagaattGGGCTAAGTACTGATCCCTGGGAAACCTAGCAGGAAAATAgagcctgtcaccagtacaatGAGGGTTGGCTATCATAAGTTCAACTCTCATCTCGGACtcactgttctttctgtgcatgtggtatctgtttacagggatggctgtcttgtggtgatacagcCTTAATTGCTTAAACATCAGttcccccctccctctccccccagtGTAGCGATTGTAGAGCATGATTATGTTCGAAAGCTTATTCAGAACAACACTTGCAAGGTAAAAGAACACTAAATGTGACAAACTAAAAGCtcaaaatgtaatgaaaaaagtGATGGTTACGTCTTGATTATTTTTGCAGACATAGCCATTGCAGTAGTTGATCTGATGCAAGAGCTAACAGATGTGGATACACTcaatgaaagtgaagaaaatgcaACAGCACTGATTGATGCCATGGTGAGTGTCTCAGACAAATTTCATTCTGTTAGCACAGTTATTTgagaaacattaataaaaagttaataaacTGTTCCCTTTGCATTGTACTAGATAAGAGTCTTGAAACAGTagatacaattatttttataagctGCAGAACTTGCATTTCCaagatgaaaatgttaattGGTGAAGAAAGTTTTTCATTGTTCAGTCAGTGTGGCACCAATGTGGTTGAGTGGTGAGTTGGACATCCCTATGCACACAGCACACTTTACTTCTTGTCATACCTAATCATAACTTCCTGCCCATAATTGTCGTAAGACTGGCCTCTGATTACGGAAATTTATCTCTTTAGTTTGAATGGGCCTGACACAAAAGTTGTGTACCAGTTTTTCCAATAATTTTGCCAACACTGACCCAGACATTATGTTTGAACAATAGAGAATAAAGAATGTCAGTACAAGTTTTCTGTAAAGAAATCTAGCTTTCCTTTTACCAGGGCTAAAGAATGATTAATTCTTGTTGTCTATAAAATGCACATGCTCAATTAGTTACAAGTGTGTTGATGAGTGATGAATAGTTCATATGTGTTTAATCTGCATGTGTAcaagtgtctgtatgtgtgtttcagCTTGAAGGTCAAGTGACAGCAATGCTAGTTCAGAATCTTGAGCGGCTTGATGAATCTGTCAAAGAAGAGTCTGATGGGGTCCATAACACACTAGGTAAGGCTTCTTTACTTCATTATAGTTGCCTTCTGTGTGTATCATAGGTAATGCTTCTTCTGTAAATCTACTGGGAAACAATAGAATTAAAGCAATCAACTTGAAACTTACACCAATAATGTTTTTAGTTTTCCTGCAGTAGTTTGTGTATGGGGAAGAGGATGGATGGATCTGAAACTGAGCGCTTTCAGTTTTTAcctgcattttgttttgtgaacattattttcatatgtctttttgtttctcctccctctccagCAATCATAGAAAATATTGCAGAATTTCGACCAGAGATTTGTGGGGAAGCTGCCCAACAAGGCTTGTTACAGTGGCTGTTAAAACGAATCAAAGTAAGAGAACTTTGCAATTTGACAAGTGGTTAAAGAAAATTGCAGAATAAAAGTGCTAGCATCACATTGCAGCATCAAATAAGTCAAAAGGACTCAATACCCTCCTTCCCTCATGTCACCCCAACaccaaatgaaaataaattaatgcatGTAAGTAAGTGAACTGTGagttattgttaataattttgttatagCTTTTAAGCTTTTCACTTCTCATTTACTTTTGTCATCACGGCATCAGAAAATAataagggattttttttttaaccgataAAAGTGAAGcattctaataatttttttaaatttttttatggctTGGTTAATCAAATAGTCCtcaaatcatttgttttatttaacagGTCAAACTGCCATTTGATGGAAATAAGCTTTACACAAGTGAAATTTTGGCAATATTGCTCCAAAATTCAGATGGTagtaaagttatttttaatatttatatgctttgtttttatcatgAAAAGGAATCAATTACTAGCAAGAGTTATTAAATGCATATGCTAGAAATCACAAAGAGATTTTTGAGTTTTCATGTTCAGTTACAAGTGTTGCTGTTTATAAATGTtctaaagaaatataaaatgtctattttgttttgtatagaaTCATATTGTGCACAACTTCCTTATATAATAAATAGTTTGATGTTTCCTCAAGACTTGTTCTGCCTTACTGagataatgaaaatattcaagattcaaagaaaaatatgagggtgactgtgaaaaacattttaagataaACATTATAAAATGGTCATTTTGCACTGAAACCTAAATTATGAACTTCATTTGCAGAAGTAAGGCTGTTATTAGGAGAGCAAGAAGGTATTGATGTTTTACTTCAACAACTGGCTGtaagtttacattttattagTAGCTCTTTTCTTCAGTCCATTAACTCTTTCTGCTTCATCTTAGTTCATTACTTCTATTTTGTCATTTGAAACTACTAGCTTCACCAATTACCTGAAGTCCTTGAACTTAAACTAGAAGCTTAAggatggtgaaaaaaaaaatcattgaaaaatcatttattgATTCATATCACTTTTGGCAAGTATTTGAAAGGATGTGTTGTCTTCaacttttgtttagaaaataatttctttggtGTTTTTCCATATTTACAGACCTACAAAAGACATGACCCCTCAAATAAAGAGGAGATAGAGTACATGGAAAATCTCTTTAACTGCCTGTGTTCTGCTCTTATGCTCTCTGGCAATCGAAGTCGCTTCTTGAAAGGTGAAGGATTACAGCTGATGAATCTCATGCTCAGGTGACTTATtattttgggttgttttttttttttacgaagaACATAATGCATCAACTTCTAGGTCATAGCTCATGGCATTaattctgtttacatttttaatgtttctgttttatgtttcatagtttaaacttcaaatattacaattattttcatttttcactgTTGAAGTATAAATCCATGTCTGTCATGGACACTGGCTTGCTCTCTCGagcaacacccacacacacgacgtccgtACCCTTTCATTCACACTAAACAACAATTGTCTGAGGCTTTCCATAAGATGTTAATAAGTTGCTGAATGGCTCAggatttcacaaacttcaagacacatatgcataaataataatccGCCTCAACACAATATTCTATCGGCGAAACACAGTTATCGTTATTACATACAATGTTAACAATCCGGGGCCTTCCCCGATCAATCACACttaaataactcttaatcttAATTCTTAATCCTAACCTCCGCTCTTAATCTCAATTTTTATCATGTAGTTAATAATCGCACCAGCAGTCATTTAgtactttactcacagttcTGCTCGTCCAcacacagtttattttattatttcatttacattttgttggcGGCGCGAGGCCCACGGTACACACGGTACACCCAGTCTACACACTGCCGGGTGCTTCACTGAAGGCGACAAGATTAGATCTAGACGAATCCTCGATCAAAAGGTCGCTACCTACCACAGTTGCCCgtacacagaggaaaaaagaaaccttgcgtaggcaaggaattacttctAAGATCTAAGCTCACATTAACACTCACACAGCATCCTTCCACTCTCATGTCCGTCAGTGCTGTCTGCTTTTCTCCATCAATACATGTTAATTGCCATTGTAATTTACAAACAGCGAAGGGattaaactaaatttaaaacatgGAGGCGCGGACTGATCCGGGACAATGTCTAATTGGGCTGTCCGGTAGCGCAACTGCtaacacctgtcaccaatacagtgaaggttgtctgtcctggctttggctcttgtcttgggcacactgttctttctctgcatatggcatctgtttacagggctggctgcattgccattatatagccttagttgctggcttggcatgaAACACCAATTTGTGCCCCCCACTCCCTCCTCAAACGTCAAATTGAGTAACCAGCAACCGTGtcaaacatggctcttgatCAACTGACTCAATGCCTACTTTCAAGTATAACAATatatacctgattggttgactattTTAGCTCCTTGAAGAAAGTAATTCATAGTAAAACAACCACCGAAGAAGCCAACAATTTCttctatattatatattcatttatttgcacGCAGCatgatgtgttttgtgacactacaGTTCACATTACAGTGTGCAAAACACACTGTAGCTGTTAAGGTGTTCACTGCTGCAGAAGCGAATTATATAGAAAGAGTTAATGAAGAGTCTACAGATTTAGTTTCAATCTGAGAGCTGTGTCAATCTGAAACATGCTGTAATTTTACTGTGATACAAAgcaatttatttaaagtgtACATAAATTTATTCACATGTGCATATACACAGACATTTCAAATCGTTTTCCTCCCAACATCTGACAGACTTTGCAATAG comes from the Pomacea canaliculata isolate SZHN2017 linkage group LG12, ASM307304v1, whole genome shotgun sequence genome and includes:
- the LOC112576939 gene encoding LOW QUALITY PROTEIN: beta-catenin-like protein 1 (The sequence of the model RefSeq protein was modified relative to this genomic sequence to represent the inferred CDS: inserted 1 base in 1 codon), translating into MCLRAHTHTDATSTMDVGELLSYKPDKPEVIVKRRQEEEDGEPAIKKRKGGNPVAPLSLPLQEENEQDTAVQNTDEVEAGPMDETNVKKMLLQFEKKAYRNQEMRIKFPDLPEKFMESELELNDIIQQMHVIATVPELYHILVELNTVRSFLQLLSHDNTDIAIAVVDLMQELTDVDTLNESEENATALIDAMLEGQVTAMLVQNLERLDESVKEESDGVHNTLAIIENIAEFRPEICGEAAQQGLLQWLLKRIKVKLPFDGNKLYTSEILAILLQNSDEVRLLLGEQEGIDVLLQQLATYKRHDPSNKEEIEYMENLFNCLCSALMLSGNRSRFLKGEGLQLMNLMLREKKLSRNCAXKVLNHAMTGVDGVDNSQKFVDILGLRTIFPLFMKTPKSSKAGPASDELEEHICSIIGSLLRHCHGTQRQRLLSKFTENDHEKVERLMELHFKYLDKVRHCDDQIEREKMRLKQQGEDVDDDMEDEFYLKRLDSGLFTLQLIDYIMLEVCASGASSIKSRVMQILNMRGGSIKVIRGIMREYAGNIGDAKDSAAREAEQSRIIQLVDKF